The following DNA comes from Camarhynchus parvulus chromosome 7, STF_HiC, whole genome shotgun sequence.
AATGCAGATGTGCCCAGGATGACTTAATTTCCCACTGCTGTCAACTGGCACAGTTACACATATTTGCAAAGAGTCTGCTCCCAGGCTGTTCTGATTTGAAATAACTCCAGGTCTGTTTTGTTCAGCCCTCTGGTTGTGGTTTTGTCTCTATCTTCAGTGTCTTACTCTGTGTTCACATAATTGAAGCTGATCCTACCCCTGATTCACTATGAGACTAGTAAAGTGACTCCTTGCAAAGAGTTAAGGGGAGAAAGATCTCCGCAGAAAGGCTTGATGTTCCAGAGTTGTGTATGTGATTAGTTATTGCTTTTGAAAGTTACTTAGTTGGAGTGTCTTTGTGGATGTCATAGTCTGAACTGCAGATCCACTGGGAGGGAGggtgagctgctgcctttgagCACAACTGTGTCATGGCTGGCTACAActgaagcagggctgggaggaagcCACTGTGGGGATTGTGGAGGAGATTGGTTTGTGCTACAGAATTCTGTGCCCCCTCCTTTTGGGGTTGCTGGCCACCTTCCCCTCTTCTTCTGGCTTGCTATAGTAAAGGGTGCCTATTTAAGCAGCTTTCCTAACAGAAATTAGGCTAAAAGACTGttcaggattaaaaaaaaaacccaccttaAATAGAAGTATTATCTGGTTTTGAtagatgtttttttcctgctaagcATAAATCTTCATGGGTCCTGGTAGCACTTCAGCAGCATTTACAAGCTAATGAGCTGCTAATTATTGGCCCAGCCCAGCTAATTAGTTTTGTTAGGAGTGTAATAATCTAGGTAGAGCTCTGAGCTaatgctgctttgctgcttctAGGACTTGAGCTGATGTGTTCAAAACTCTGACTTTTAAGCTGTTCTGCATGTACAGGCTCTGGGTACTGTGATTTGTCTTAGGAGACTTGAGGGCTATTTTCCTGCCAGTACAAATGCCCAGTCTCCAGGTCCCAAGAGCTCGCAGACATTTGCCAGGTTACCCCAATTTAAACATACCtactttgcttttcccttcagCATGGCAGCACTGCGGATGGAGCTTCAAGACAGCAGCAGACTTGATTTATTTGGCAAATGTCACAGTTCTGTTCATGTAGATGGGTAGGCAAGGTAGCTGCTGTAAAACTCATGTTGGTCTCCACAAAATTCCAAGTTCAAGCAATCTTGGACAAAAAGGCAAACTATTTGGGGCCGGTTAGCCTATGTCATGACCCTGTAGTTTATCAactttttcttagaaaaaataaagggaggGAAAGGCCTAAGGGAAACTCTGTGAAGCATTCCTTAGGTGGCTACCTCTCAATGCAGCTTTCTGAAGCTTGGTTAACAAATGATATTGCTTTGGTTTCCATCATCTGGTGTCtcatcctgctctctgcagctttcaGTTCAAAAAGTGATTATACGCAGAGTTCATACAGAGTGAACAACAGAAACCACAAAGGATTTCTTCATATGCAGTAATTTTGGTGCCAATTGAAGGAGAAAGTTAAATGAAGGGGATTATGACTGTGAAAGGGGCTATGTGATTAAACATATTTACATGGGGTTAGACTCTTACTGATgtgatgttttgcttttctttacagGTACTCTTCATCCTATGAGCTGTTTTTGTACAGGGACCATAGCCCACTTGATCAGTGAGTGTTAGATCTTCCCTCTGAAGACAAATTGAGTTGGTTACTTCCTACCACTATGGGTTGGAGTTGGTGAATGTGCTTGCCCACCATGTGCAAGTTAATGGTGTGCCAAGGATAGATGTGAAGCAGGTCTTTGGGTCCATATTGATGTGGTATCTGCTTAACTCATCGCGCCGCCTtgagcccacagcagcacaggacatGGAGGCTCTTGAAGTGGATGACATTAGCCCTGCCTTGGAAGTGACTGAAGACTTTTTCAATAGTTTTGATACTAAGCTTGAAAAGATTGTGCAACCCTCTGAGGTGTATGGTGTACAGGAGGTCCCGGAATTGGTTGGGCATGAGGTATTTGATCAGATAACAGAGAGCAGGAACCTGAGGAACGTCGCCTCCTTAGCCAAAAGTAGCCTCATCTGGGATCACTGCAAAAATGGCCTCCTGGAAAGCAAAGCTCAGACAGTGTTCCCTGCCAAAGACCAGTGCATGGTGCAGAGGGGAACAGCTGCTGACAACCTtgcctgggcaggggaaggggacaCCACAGCTTTTAATATCTTCAAGATCTGCCAGCGGCGGAGGGATAGGCCTCGCTCAGTGAATGACATCCTGGTGCAGAATGAGGAAGCCTCTATGTTCAAACCAGGTCACAACAGGTCACGCTCTGACATCAGCCACGTGAACTGGAGAGTGGTCTTCACAggcacctccctgcagcagccacctgcAGCTGGTCAGGACAATAACTGTGCTCTGCTTTCCTACCTGGCACTAACCAAGGGAGAGGATATCCAAGGAAACACAGGTTTGTGCTGGTGCTTTGTTTGTGTTTATATGAGGAGTTTCCTAtctgattttaatatttgtCTTGAAAGAGGAGCTGAGtgttaaaaaacacaaaaagcccACTCAAAATCCAACTGTGAggtgaagaaaagaagaaaatcagtatGGCTCTTTTGTCTTTGATGTAACTTTGTGTGTTTGCCTGCCTAAGGAtcattttttaaacttacttACCttgatttctgttctttttatgGTTTAAATATCTAAAGttgttttactttttgcttCTGTCTTATTCGGTTTGACtcaggaaaaattatttatttgctatATATTTCTGATCATTTCTTTGAATGATTTTCCCAAActtaaaaaaagctttgaatGCTAAAGCTATTGGGAGAATGGCAAATCCaaacaaaagcagttttcatAAAGTGAAAGAGCAGCCATTAAAAAGAGTGTGTACAGAGCTTTACTGTAAGGCCCAACATCTCTGCtctctttctttaaataatgCTGTATTTTCAGTCCATAAGCAAGGAACAGAAACTAAAGCACTCAATTTGTCAATATGAAGGCATTCCTGCCAGCATTGTGTGGGACACAGGAAGTGCTGTTATCAGATTGAGGCAGGCATCTCCAGTGAGCCAAATGAAGCTGTGTTTCAGCAGGTGgtattcttcattttcctttcccaagcACTGCACTGAAGAGGTTCTGCTCAGGACTTTGGAAACACTGCCCCAGTGTCTCCATCTCCATGATTTATTTTGTAGGTGTCAGAAATGGGCTGGGCACTTATGGAGAGGAAGAGCAGCTAGTGCCACAAAGATTTTTGTAATCTAAGTAAAGGCAGGGCTTAACTAAAAATCAAGAGATTGTGAAAGGGTGCATGTATGCATACGGTGGCTTGACTCCAGTTATTAATAGATGGCCTGTTTAGGGTTAAAACAAACTTTTTGTGTTGGGTTTTCCAGGTAAGTCAGCTATATTGTAACATGGAAAGCAGGTTTGTGTATGGggagatgtgtgtgtgtacaaatatatataacatGTAAGTATGTATAAGTGTATATATAGGTACAAACATGTAGGTTACATTGTGACATAGTTGCTGTAGCCCAAAGAAGGGTGTTCTTGGTTGACAAAGGCAAGTGCACCTGCTGTTACTTTTGTCTAGGGAGATATATTGCTTCTTGTAGGGTGGGATCTCTGTTCTATatctttctgtgaaaagaatGCAGAACAGAAATGCACTCACAAGTCTGGAGACAGAGCTCTTCATTTTTGTCAGCTGTATCCTGGGCATCTCCTGGGTTTGTTGTGTAACAACTTCATATGCCCAcagaaattccattaaaatggAGCCATTGAGGGTCTGTACATGTCCCTGATAGTGTTTTAAGCTTaatctatgattctgtgatatgaAATTCCCATGGACCCACTTCTCGAGGTAGTCCGTGCTTGCTGTGTGCCCTCCACGAGCTTTCTCTTTGGAATGCTGGAAGGCAGGGGTACCTTCTTTGAGGAAGGAGAGCTTCTGTGCTctgaaaatatacttttttaaCCTGTTTCCTTTACCTGTTCTGTTCAGCAGCTGTGCAGATTTTACAAGGTAGCTGTGCTATTTCTTCCCTCTGTGTTTACAAGAGAACTTCACAAAGAGTTTGCTGCTACTGTGAGCTGACCTGAAAAAAGAAGTGCAAAAGCAAGAAAGTAGGTTTTGCAGACATGTATCTGTGGCTACTAATTATTCTTCAGAAAAGACTGAAGAATGTATTTAGAGATTGGATAAAACCTACTGCAGTTGTTGAAGGGGTCATAGTGGTTGCATCCTTAGAAGACATCCCTTTTCAGGGTTTTAATCCAAATTAAATGAATGCTGTGAGATACTGAGAGGACCTTCAGCAACTCCTGTCAGTCCTCACTGCTGTAAAGGACTTCCCTCTGGAGCCTGCAGAGGTCTCCCAGTCCTCCAAAGATGTCCCAGTTGCTGCCTATGTGAActcttcactgttttttttttccttactgtcATAGTGTACCCATTACTATGGGCttctctcttcctgctgcttgctcttttatagaatcatagaatcatttaggttggaaaaaacctaaaTTAAGATTATCTCCTCCAGCtcttaacccagcactgccgaCTCTACCCCTAAActataatacaaataaaatgtcACTGAATCCTTTCCATGtgttgagaaagaaaaggacCTGAAAAGAAGCTGTGCCTTTTGAGGCAATATCTTTGGCCTGTTGGTGAAAGAGCTCCTGTGCTAGAAATAATCTCTGTTGTGCTATGGGGTACAAGCAGGAAGCAGAGCTAGCAAAGACAGAAGTTGTAAGCAAATTCAAGGCAGGCTCTTGTATTTCTGGGCATGTGGCCTGGCAGACAAAGAGAGAATACTGCTTCTGTAATATACAGTGAAGCTTGGCTTGGGTTtttaaaacagtgttttaaaCACAGCACGGCTTGATGGTCATGTGGGTGTTATTCAAACACCGCCACTCCTGACAGTGTGGGTGCTACAGTACTTTTTCCAGGGAGCTGTTTTGTTTGCCTGCTGTGTCTGTGAGCTTGGGGAACTAGAGCTGTCACTGTGTTGAGCACCTGCATGCTGACAAACTGAAGGATACATATCTGCAGACCCAGGTGGGAGGAAAAGACTGTATTTTTAAGTAGGAAGATAGTGAACACTGTGGATCTGAGGCACAGTTTGTCCCTGATCTAGCAAATCCCACCAAGAAGGTGACTAGCCCAACCCAGTTTGAGAGCATTTTAGGTTCCAAACgtgttttgtaaaaatattcagttttttaaaaatccgAGAGGAAAACTACAGGCAAAAACTCTGTAACTTACACTCATCACTTAGTAAGCGTTAGAGAATTCAGAGAGAAGTGCCCCCTCAAGAGTAccccctccagctcctcaagAACTGGGCAtctctgcttctgctctttTCCAATTTGCTTGGAATGACTGTTGTCAGAAATGCTTCAGTGGCGGAAAAACAGAGTAAGCTTTCCTGCCATGCCAACTGAGATGCAGGTACAGTCAGTTGTTCTGGAGCGTGTATCTTCTGGACATGCTGACACATCATCTCCAGGGGTGCTGGTTGCACCAGCTGCCCCAAGTGTGGCCAGTGGTAGGTGGGTGCTAGGCTGGCCTGGTttcagtgctgtgtgcagggtTCCTATCTGGGACAAGGGGGATTTCCCAATGGAGAGAGAGATGCTGAGGAAGATATtactctgtccccagctgctgagagtctctttgtttttctctgccttctTCCACCTCTTTCCTTGAAATTATAACTCCAAATGGCTCAGATGTGAGCCATTTactgtaattatttctttttttttactcttcttcAATTTACTCTGCCTGTCTCCATAAGGAGGAAAAGAGATGCAGTTTCTGTTTGGAAGGTGGATAGAGAGATGGTACCATTTGCTCTCTGAGTAAAAGGGTATTATCTGGCACAGTGcatgtggaagagataaaggagcagagctgtgagatGTGTGTGTATGTTCAGCATATGAATTCAACCTGTCTCTGCCAGCATCCATGGCCCTGACCTAAACAATACGAGGCATTTGAATGTTAATCACGGTGGCTGCTGGTTCTGTCCCAGTTTGAGCAGAGCCATTGGAGCCGATTTCACAGAGCTTGAAGGGAAGGAGTGGGgtgaaggagggagaggggggtGCCTCTGTGAAAGACAGGGAGAGATAACCTTTCTCTAACTCAACAAAAGACAAGCAAACCTGTGTGTGGATGAAGGAGGGGTGGCTGGGGGAAGGTTATGAGTTGTCTTATTATAGAGAAGCTTGAACAGTCATCTGTACTTGATGGAAGCGAGAGAGATTGCAGTTGGAGCTGCAGAAGTGCTGCCTCCCTGATTGGATTAATAGAAAGGGAAGATGACTCTAGAATGGCTGTCCATTATCTGCACTACAAAGGGATTAGTGTGGGTTTCAGAGAAATTAATGGCTTTTGAGTTAGTGCAGAAATACTAATGAATGTCAGGGCCAGAGATATACGGTGAACAAAATTGGTTCTCTTTCAATGTGTCCATGTGTGTGCACATCTATCCATTTGGGCTATCAAAGTGTGCTTTTTCTCTACCATTTTGGGTTATAGATTAGGCTTTCAGTTTTCATATTTAGCTGAAATACCCTCGAGTAGTTTATTGATATGCAGGGTATAGTTATACTGACCTTTTTAGACCTAGTGCCAAAATAGTAATTTTTGAAattgttgttgtggtttttgcCATATCTGCAGGAAATCTCTGTAGATGGAGTCCTTTGAGTGTGATGTTAAAAGCAGGCTCCATTCTGAGTATATGGGTAAATGGGGAAGCTGAGCTGTCAAGGTGAAACCTAAGTGCCTCCTTTTTGTTAGGGTGGCTTCAAGGTAGCGTccttcccccatttttaacccccaTGAGATTTCCATACCAACATTAAGTATATCaaacaattaattttcatgTATGTTCATTAAGTTTAACTGGAGCTTGTCTGCTTAATCcttaaaaatccttaaaagCTGGTCTTTGCTGAAGAGCTGGCAAAAGCTTTTACACTGCTGCTATTCTGATTCTTTCTTCTGCCCACAGAAGAAACTGAGAATTAGCTACAGGAGTACTTGCAGCCAAAGGCAGAGGCATCTTCTTAGAATGAAGGTTACAGTCCAAGGTTGCCCCAGTTGGTATCAGAAGCCCCTGGGCAGTAAGTTCGTCAAATACTCATGAGTCCCTGACTCTCCTTGTGCTCCAGGAGGACAGACAAACTCACCCCTTATCCAGCAGTGGTGAGAGCAGTTTGGCCAGCAATCTTGGCCATATTAGCTGGGAAGCCCAGTACACGTGGGCATGTAGTTTCTACACTTTTGTCTAGTTTTGTTTCCAAGTTTCATCCAGTCTAGATATTTTATGTTCTCTTAGCTCTGTGTTGTAGATATCCTCAGTATACTCAGAGATGATGTCTAAAGCTTGTTAGagtgtggcctgttaacatgAGTGTAACTGGTTAAGCTGAGATGCTGAAAACGTTTTATGCCTCCAGCTATCCCTGTTTCAAAGGCTGTCAGCCCCAGGGTGGAAATCTAGAGTAGACCAGCTCTTATATTGCTGTGGTCTGTAATGCTGTGTGTTAAAGTCAATTGATGCTGATTTTGTTGTGACCTAATTTGCTGGGCAGTGGATGAGGAGCTGTTTCCAGGTGGCTACCTTGCTCCTGTGCCAGGAATAGCAGGCTCTAAGGGAGATAGGCAATTAGAGGCAGAAACCTTTACTTGTGTCTGCTAATTTTGTCACTGTAAGTCAGTCAAGATCCAGCACAGGTACCCTTACTGGAAGGGTGAAGTAGAACTCAAATGGGAGCTTGTTCCTCAGGCCTGCGTTGTTTTGGGGTGCCAAGTGTTACATTGTAGCAGTGAATCCCTCTGAATTTATACAGGGACCAACAAAAATTGCCTAGAGCCACGCACCTAGCTCAAGGTGAAAATATGCATCTTGCCTGTGGTGGCTAAAGTGGTGCAGATCAGATTAGAACAAATTTTGTctggaaacttttttttaaaactcagaaATGCTTTAgataattccttttaaatttgCATCACTTTAATGCTTGGAGTGACTTGTTTTCTGTGGATGAAGAAGATTCCCCTTGCCTTTGCCTTGGGCTGGGGTTTGTGAAATGGTCTGCTCCAAAGCCCCTGAAGTGCTGAGATGCTCAGGTGTATGTGTTTGAATCCTTCTGGGCAGCCTCttacttttcatttttggtCATGTCTGCTACTCCTGAATCTGATTCTCATAAATCAGCAAAACTCTGGAGCAAACAGAGCCGCACAAAATGTTCTGGTCCCAGGTCATGCTGGAATGTGGTAGGAAACTGCTGTGTTGGGCACAGGTCTGCATTCAGCGGGGCAGTGCAGGTGCCAGGTGCTGTAcgcagggctgcagcagggctgttccagcagcccctcctcaggacacagctgtgcccatcAGCCAAGGTGGGGCCTCTTTGGCAGAACGCATCCCAGGAAGggacagcactggcagctgtgtcaagagcagctgagggtcAGAGGATGAGaatgtgctccagcccctggggagAGCGTGGTGGAACAGGATCCCCCTGCAGGCCCATGTGGGACCCCATGCTGGAGTATGTGGAGATTTCCTTGAAGGAACTGTGGCCCAGAGAGCTCATGCAGGGATACATTTAACCTGAAGgactgcagcccctggagaggaccatgctggagcaggggaaatgtgtgagaaggaaggagcagcagagaggagctgacCAGATGCCACTATGCCCTTTCCCTCTGAGCTGCTTAAGATGAGGGAGGCAGAGGTGTCTGTGAAAACTTGAAGTTgagcctgggaaggagcaggaaagagAGGGTAAGGTGTTTTAATTTCTATGTGTTTTTCACTGTTAAAACCTTACTTTAGCTGGCAGTGGATTACTTGATAGTATTGTCTACTTCTAGACTAGGTTCTGGGAGACCTGCAGTGTTTTGTTGCTCTGCCATTGTTGTCCTGGATATCTCAGgaaaattgctttgtttttctgtctctctgtttctttgttcctttttgtaAGGTGTTTTGATACCTCTGGGTAAAAAAGTGCTGTATTCTTGGTGGCTCAAAAGTAGAGTTAGTGCTTGTGTTTGATAATTATAACCTATTACATGAAGATTTTCTGTGTGACCCTATCTTCAGATATGCCATGTATGGGTAGTAGAGAAGTAGAAGCCAGAATGATGTAGTAATTTgagacaattttaaaaaataatagtaatattctaatttttttttcctccagaacaCAAGACAGTGTTCTCAAATCTTCTGAAGAAGGGATACTTGGAAATCAGAAGAGACAATGACAGCTACTGGCAAACCTGTTACGCTGAACTCTCTCAGTACAAACTGTACCTGTATTGCTTGGACAGCAGTGGCAACCAGACCCTTCCCACCGTGTATCCACTGATGCGTTTTCAAAGGGTTGCTGTTACTGGTGGCATGGAAACCAAGGTGGTGGACACTGTCCTGTCAGACAGCTCACAGCTACAGCTGAAGGCAGAGTCCTCCTGGGAGACTTTGGACTGGGGACAGAAACTTTGGGAAGCAGTGCATGCTTCTGGGCCAGCTTTTACAAGACAGCAGGAGAAACTGGAGAATGTGCCAAAGCCTGAAAATAACAGTGACCTTTCTCAAACTAATGGATTATTAGAGAAGCCTATGGAGCTCTTCCTATCCATGAATTTGACTGAAAACACTAGAGAGTaccaaaatattctgaaatcaGGGACTCTTTACAGACTAACTGTCCAGAATAACTGGAAGGCATTTACTTTTGTCTTGAACAGGTCTTATCTCATGGCATTCCAGCCTGGTAGGCTTGATGAAGATCCCCTGCTGAGCTACAATGTGGATGTGTGCCTGTCCGTGCAGACAGATACTCAGGATGGCTGTGACTCTTGCTTTCAGGTCATTTTTCCCCAGGATGTGCTGCGCCTGCGTGCCGAGACGCGGCAGCGGGCCCAGGAGTGGATGGAGGCACTGAAAGCAGCGGCCAATGCTACTCGAAGTTTGACTCAGAACCCACAGGTCACACTCAGGAACAAGCCTGGAGATCGGCCCTTTGGAAATGACCTTAGAAAGAGCAAGCGGCAGTCTGTGACCACCAGCTTCCTGAGCATCCTGACCACACTGTCCCTAGAGAGAGGGCTCACAGTTCAGAGCTTCAAGTGTGCAGGTGAGCAGCCAGGTTGCAGCATCTGCACCTACATCCCCtctacaggaaaagaaaatcacttgAAAGAGCATGTGTGTGTTTTAGCAGCACAGCTGTTCCCTGCCTCTCACTGTGGCTGTAGTTAGCCTTTCTCTCTGTCAGCTGTGGAGAAAAACCTATGGGATATTCAGAGGTTCATCTGCTTTTGATGAGCAGTGCTGCACATAGACCACTACGTGGGCCAGGGCTGCCTTGTAGGGTGGCTGAGCTGTTTTCTTGATTCAGGACACTGTAAAGGTGGTGCAGAATCAAAGGGATTTGAATTCATTTGTTATCTGACTCTGGTCCTATAGGCAAGATCGTGTTTTTATCCAGTTTGGGAAGGAAGTGAAAATAGAGAGAACGTGTCTGAATGCAGTACATTGTCATTTTACTTTAGCAAGGGCACCTGTGTGGAGCAAGTTTGGGCACCTTATGCCTAAACTGTAGTCTCTGACTTGCTTTAGTTACATTCACTTAGAAATTGTCAGCTCAAGCAGAAGCAGCTCTTCTGGAGACTTTTTCTCTTGTATTATGGGAGCTGTGATGGTCCTGCCTCCTCTTCATACTGCTTTGGGGTGTGGTTCTTATGTTGCTCTGGAACCACACATGACTCTAGGGAGTATCTGTTTGGGCCCAGAACCTGCTGGCTGGCCTGAATCCCTTtcaggggacacctgggccCTTGAAGTACTGGACTGCCCTCAAAATTGTCTGTGGATGCAGTTGGGTTTGTCCTTCTCTGGTAGCCACCTGCAGGTCATATTCCTGCTCATCTCTCCACAGTGCATGGCACCGAcatggctgctgcagcatcatGAAGGTTGGCATCATTGCAGTTAATGATTTGGTCACAGTATTTGGGCTTCTGCCTGAATTCAGGTCTGTTCTTGGCCACATTTGGATGACTTGATATAATTCGTTTCATATTTTGCTTAATCTTCTGAGTGAGATTCAGGAGAGTTTCAAGTGAATATTTTCAATTACCTCCTCTAAAATCAGGCCCTGAGATGGCAACAAAATATATGTCTCCAAGTGAAACAGGTTTTAGTCTTGCTTTATGTAGTATGGGAGCAGATGTTTTCTCTGGGAAAGGGTGGATTCCCTCTCCCAAACTTGGGATGATTAATATCCACTCATTCATGTATTCCCCACAAAAATGAGGTGCTCTGACCAGGGTTGTATGGTGTCTTTTCCTTATACACCTGAGGCATTCCCAGTACTCCTGTGGTCTCCTTTTAGTCTGCCCAACTGAACAAATGTTCTTGTGCAGAGAAACTCTTCTTGAGTTGTGGTGGGTCTGTGGGAAGCTGGTCCCTGGGATTCTCTGTTCCCGAGGATGAGGATTCACAGCACTTTCTGCAGGAGCGACTCCTTTGCCGTTCCTGAGACCCTTCGGGCCGGCTGGAGCTTGGAGCTGTTACCATGGTGCAGagaaagaagtaattttagTTATAACTGGGAGAAACTGGGGAAACTTGTTTGGCTCAGAAAAGTTGGTGCAGAggaggcacagggcaggctgagcGTGTCTCGCTGTTcttgctccctgcaggcagTTGTGCCGTTCAGCATGGGCTGCTGTTTAACCTGAGGGGCCTGCTGTTGGTAATTACGGCTTGCAGGCATTGAGAGCGgctttccccagggctgccGGGAGGGGTAAAGCTTGGAGAAAGATGAGGaggggggaggaagaaaagtttTGCTGTGAATTCTTCAGCCATTTAGTGCAAATTCCTGTAATTACCGTCTTTGTGTCCTGTCCCAATGGCACATAATACAGCA
Coding sequences within:
- the PLEKHM3 gene encoding pleckstrin homology domain-containing family M member 3 isoform X2, which encodes MWYLLNSSRRLEPTAAQDMEALEVDDISPALEVTEDFFNSFDTKLEKIVQPSEVYGVQEVPELVGHEVFDQITESRNLRNVASLAKSSLIWDHCKNGLLESKAQTVFPAKDQCMVQRGTAADNLAWAGEGDTTAFNIFKICQRRRDRPRSVNDILVQNEEASMFKPGHNRSRSDISHVNWRVVFTGTSLQQPPAAGQDNNCALLSYLALTKGEDIQGNTEHKTVFSNLLKKGYLEIRRDNDSYWQTCYAELSQYKLYLYCLDSSGNQTLPTVYPLMRFQRVAVTGGMETKVVDTVLSDSSQLQLKAESSWETLDWGQKLWEAVHASGPAFTRQQEKLENVPKPENNSDLSQTNGLLEKPMELFLSMNLTENTREYQNILKSGTLYRLTVQNNWKAFTFVLNRSYLMAFQPGRLDEDPLLSYNVDVCLSVQTDTQDGCDSCFQVIFPQDVLRLRAETRQRAQEWMEALKAAANATRSLTQNPQVTLRNKPGDRPFGNDLRKSKRQSVTTSFLSILTTLSLERGLTVQSFKCAGCQRSIGLSNGKAKVCSYSGWYYCSTCHVDDNFLIPARLVHNWDTSKYKVSKQAKEFLEYVYEEPLIDIQQENPMLYNHAEPLATVVRLRQQLKSLRAYLFSCRAAVAEDLRRRIFPREYLLQQVHLYSLADLQQVIEGKLAPFLGKVIKFATSHVYSCSLCSQKGFICEICNNGEILYPFEDISTSRTADHWSFNEKYVASWLLQITESVSANAEIYIIGK
- the PLEKHM3 gene encoding pleckstrin homology domain-containing family M member 3 isoform X1, with the protein product MWYLLNSSRRLEPTAAQDMEALEVDDISPALEVTEDFFNSFDTKLEKIVQPSEVYGVQEVPELVGHEVFDQITESRNLRNVASLAKSSLIWDHCKNGLLESKAQTVFPAKDQCMVQRGTAADNLAWAGEGDTTAFNIFKICQRRRDRPRSVNDILVQNEEASMFKPGHNRSRSDISHVNWRVVFTGTSLQQPPAAGQDNNCALLSYLALTKGEDIQGNTEHKTVFSNLLKKGYLEIRRDNDSYWQTCYAELSQYKLYLYCLDSSGNQTLPTVYPLMRFQRVAVTGGMETKVVDTVLSDSSQLQLKAESSWETLDWGQKLWEAVHASGPAFTRQQEKLENVPKPENNSDLSQTNGLLEKPMELFLSMNLTENTREYQNILKSGTLYRLTVQNNWKAFTFVLNRSYLMAFQPGRLDEDPLLSYNVDVCLSVQTDTQDGCDSCFQVIFPQDVLRLRAETRQRAQEWMEALKAAANATRSLTQNPQVTLRNKPGDRPFGNDLRKSKRQSVTTSFLSILTTLSLERGLTVQSFKCAGCQRSIGLSNGKAKVCSYSGWYYCSTCHVDDNFLIPARLVHNWDTSKYKVSKQAKEFLEYVYEEPLIDIQQENPMLYNHAEPLATVVRLRQQLKSLRAYLFSCRAAVAEDLRRRIFPREYLLQQVHLYSLADLQQVIEGKLAPFLGKVIKFATSHVYSCSLCSQKGFICEICNNGEILYPFEDISTSRCESCGAVFHSECKVKAVPCPRCVRKELQKKQKSFWRQLNMDENFEESCNMFELSYQNT